The Phlebotomus papatasi isolate M1 chromosome 3, Ppap_2.1, whole genome shotgun sequence genomic sequence gagcgggactcgaactcacaactgtgacagtcgagccgggggtcacaccgcccaagagccaaacgctcttaccaattgcaccacggaccccctattataaaaatataatttgcgAATATGAATAATTTTCGTTGTCCTCATGAACTTCTAGTTTTTTATAGGTTTTCCAAGAGACTTCCAAGTGTTTCTCTATAAGTTTACATTATAATTactacacattaaaaaaaaataaatgatgcAATGGGCTTAATTCTGAGGTCAAGaactaaataattaattaattagcaTAATATTGTAggtgataaaattaaaaaaaaatgttgaaaagtaGTAAAAGTAACAACAGAAAAAGATAGATtagaaagtaaaataaataataaatttaatgcaTTAAAGATTGTCAAATCCATCAACTGATATGTGAATGAATTTAGGTTTTCGGTATTTAAATCCAACGACATAAATGTTGGAGGAATtacatcataaaaaaaaatgcacagaGACTGATACAGTTTATTGATATGGAAAGTCCAATAAAAAGGGACCCACTTTTGTGGGTTTGTCATAATTATCATTACTTTCAGATTGCGCATTACACTTGTCGGTGAAAAATGCTCAGCAAGAAGTATAATTTTATCTTAAGCAATATTTGCCTCGTGCTTTCGCAAAGTCCACTTCTTGAGAGTTacaattagcaaaaaaatatatcattgtTTTGGCGCCAAAACCAAACATTCCATAAATTCCTATACCCTAAAAATAAAGAGTCTGTGTTAAATCCAtactaataaatttttttttgagcaaTAATTGTGAGAGAGAGAAACTTAACACAAGCTGGGTGAAGTCTGCATGAGCACATGTGAAAGATTATGCAATTGCCAATTTGCTGTCTCTTAATAATTTTTACTTCAATgtcaaagatatttttttttcaattttcatatacataatatttgcttaaaacacaatttttttctctcacttTCGTCATTCTTATCATGCAATGTCCGAATGTTGTGGGGTCACTTGAATCAACATGGAATATCTCGTTTCCTGCATATGAAGCGTGAATAACCTATCATACCAGTTGAGATGTTCTGGAACGTATTAAATTTAGCATTTACCCTGGCAAGAAATGAATAAgactgaaaaaaaatcgtttctAAACAAAAAGTTCAAAGTAAGAGTATTACGAATACCATGAATAGTCAAGCTTCTCCGTTCTGATCAAAGTCCAACcgtgattaaatgaattttttgtcGTAATTCCCTGTTCTCAAAAGTACCTAAGCAACTCGCAGTGACTGATACTTTTGAACTCTGGACTCAGGCCGACGCCAGAGTGGCGAATATCGCGACTCAAATGTACATGGAAATGTCTGTTGTCATGCCAAGAATCTAATATTCGATGTGCGTGCAAATCATATTTGCTATTTTAAGAATCTTCCCTGGAgaaaaaaacaatgattttcACACTTATATGTACTTTGGCTCATGGTAGCGTGGTTGGGTGAAAAGTCACACGAAATTATTGATAAGATCAGGTTGATTCCATTGTTAAGGGATTACCAAGTGACTACTTTCTTCggcatgaaatttttctttccatAATATAGTGATTTTCTTTATCAATTGAAATCCCTCAATAAATAATGAAAGAAATCATGGGAATTTCGTCATTGAGATTCttacgacaatttttttttgtaatttacagAATGATACATTCCAATTGTcacaattttaatataaaataaaattacattaacATGGTATAACAATAAAAACATTGAGTTTCCTTCTTGTGACCGTTTTGTAACCATTAAGCTTTTACTTAGCGATGTCATTGATACGTCATACGAAGAGCGTCTCTATGTCCTCACGCATTGCATTGCATCTAGTGAGAATTGTTAAAGAATTACtaaaataaactgaaaaaaacAAGATCGTGAGTTCAAGCTACCTGTATACAGTTCCTTCGAGCGAGTAAGGAAACCAATCGTAATGATCAAAGAAGTAAAGTGGTCTGCAGACTAGAAattaaggtctcaaaatcctgaataacaagtaattttattagtttatcagtagggcagactggggcaaaaagtcacaaaacggatattttatttttttacaagctgctcgagcgcttcaaaaatttctaattagcgcagttttataggaaatttaccgctctacaactttgtgaaagtaatattcctctattttgtaaggaaatacgtttatcgagccgatttctaaaaggtaattttgtgaaaattatcaaaaatgctggggcaaatagtaacagatattgggtattatcatattttgctTCGCTTCATtatgggcttccgtaaatttgaaaaaaatacctagaggacatatttgaaaatttattcatctacacatttgtaaaacaccgtgTTCTCTgcgaaaaaagtgagaaaaaaaacgagaaaagcgcttttcaagctattttagtaaaaaccccccaaaagactgcaaatcgtttgaccaatgcaaacaacaagcgacgagacatgataatgacgtttcttttcgccgtgagacatcagaaatttcttcgctttttgttactttttgccctataccttttgttactttttaccccaagtggccatttttaataaaatgatttctggagaaaagaacttttgtgaaattctaaaatagatagcgcattcgtattcaaagaatccaaattatttagaaaatattcaccagtgcatcaattttggaaaatatgtaggtaataattgttatcttctgcaaggaaaatatttcaaaactagggctaaaaatttcgatattttttattttctaaattccttgttcgaattctaagaaacttacgacattgaagaaggtccatggaggctatctatagaaaaaaaattgagccgctatcattttgccccagtctcccctactgggAACTTTACATCATTTTTAaagggcattgaataaatgagcagtaaaaagttaaaattgatcagtaacaaaaaaatttgaaacagtgaaattatcgtccaaattttggcaaagggaaaattaagggcttttcattctatctgcaacaattttaaatgttaaatatataaattaggcccatttttgtaaagatttaagttttttactgaccataattagatattttactgctcatttttaattttttactgcccatttagaattttttactgctcgtttgttttttgcctttttaaagTACGTAGGAACTAGATGCATTACagcattttattaatatttgacGTATAGCTTTCACGGAAAGATCCAAATTTTTGACCGTAACTCCAGTTATCTTAAAAAGTCTTCATTCTCGTTTacatcaattcaattcaattcaattcaattcatttattcatcacaaaaaatagggtgtttccctcttacaaatttgtggaaGATGAAggataaaaaatgcaaaaaaaaatcagtgaaaaaaagaTGTtggaataataattaaaaattagtttaaataaatgaaaaattgttaagATTCCACGCGACATCCACTAATTATtcctaaaacacaaaaaaaattattcaagtgGATGAAAACTGTTGAAGGACAATTGATAGCCTACATCAATTTGGTTCTCATggggtaagtgttccaaatttcggccacctcttttgttcctcaaaattccatgaatttttagtttttgcaaactCTAAAGAATAAACAGTACAAAACAGtagcaaaaaaatgtttattctaCGATcgagataatgtgaaaaagactttgcaagaattccggaaggacacGGTACTATGAGaaccaaggtggccgaaataggccaccaaatctatgtctacatttttatttatattaaaatgcattaagaatgattttaaaggcaataaagacgataaattgtctacaagattccaagcaacactccttaaaaagaagtaacaaaaaaatcaatttgtatcaaaaatattacatttaaaacctaagactttggcgcttgcatacaactatgccgaaatttggcacacttaccctataaaatCGATGGCAAAGGATCGACGAAGTGATTATTCAAACGCTGCTGGTCAAGCCCCAGGATTGACGGATATgacagttttatttatttattgtggaATTGGAAAAAATCATgcattttatgattttcttagGCTTAAGATTGAGCCCTTAGCAATAGGGGAATTGAGGGGAGCACGGAGAGCACCTctaaattggggcagctttgaaattgggctttttattctatttttaaatagaattgagctTTATCACGATATAGTTAGTGATAATggtcaattccatttaaaaatcgagaaaaacaggctaatttcaaagttgcctTATGCAAACGTGCCTTGCATCAACCAATTAGAAAAAATGTATAAGAAAACCACTGTTGCAAGGTGCTTCAAGTTGACCATTAGGAATCCGATTTACCGATAGTAAACCGTTTTACACTAGTAAAATTCCttccgatattttttttagttgatTATactaaacaattaaaaaaatctacttAAAGAACTTTGCAGCAAAATCTTCATAAATGTAACATCTGGATTAGGCCATTTTGTTCAAATAAAGGAATAATGAATCGTTTTTAGGTCTTACAAAGCTCTAGATTTATTATATTCTGAAGATTATTCTAAAAATATAAATCAAAAAGATAAATCAAAAGTAAAACATAAAAGTCATCATTCAGgtaaatttatttgcaaaaaatccATCATATTTCGCTTTTCCCTTATGTTGTGAATGAGGAAATTGAAcaatgtttatttaaaatttcgtgTGCAAAAAAAATGACAATTGGAAAACAATGAGAGACTGCAATTGTATGCAGTTTGTGCGCAtaacataaatatttgaataatttaatactCGTATcatgagaaattattttttgttgtaataATGAAAGTGAACTTACTAAAGATATCTTTTCATTCCTGAATTGCACAACATTTCGATTTATCATCGTCACCTGAATTTTTTCTTCGAGATTATTTCGATTATGCAAAATAGAAACAGAGGCACTTTTTATTATGGTTTTCTAATGccttcaaatgattttgatTGGTTTTTTTTCACCCAAGTTAATTGGGTAATGTCACTCTTGGCAATTTGACgtgaattatattaattatGATCGTGATgactcaattaaatttaatagtgAAGTGCAAGATGAACAATGTCAAACACTatgaaagaaataataatatgaGTGTTGTTTTCTTTCCCATGAAGAGGCAAAAAAAAGTGTTGTGAAAGATCATTGGGGCACttgtgctgttttttttttctttttcatctcCTTCTCAAGTGTTTGAATTTTTCTTCAGACCAGACGCGTATTGCGTCGTGCGAAAACGGAAGAATTTCAGAGAGTTGAAAATTCAGagataatggtgctattccataAATTGACCACATGATGCTATCGTAAATTGTAATGAAATTGGAGGAAGAAAGGAGACAAGTAATTTAGGACAAATGGGGAGTGCCCAGTTAGACTTTATTCCCTGGTGATAATTTGAAGAGTGAAAAAATTCTAATCAATTCAGCGGATCGTCTGAAATCTCTTAATCGACACCAACACATTTGGACTTTGTAGTTTTATCGGAGGTTCTTTATACGATCTCAGATACTGGGGTTAGGGGTGAAATATGATCTACCCTGATCGGACCCAAACTTAGTTGTagcacattttaaaataataatttaaaaaatattatgattGAGATGGAAAATTTTTCCTAACCACAAATGTTTCTAAGGAGGAAAGAACATAGGGCTCATACAGGGctcaatttttaatataattttagtctaataacaaaatttataataattcggCAAAGGTTTGTTAGAAAGAGCTCAATTTTAGATTCGAGATCTTGACTCTAGGGGATTTTCGTTCTTCTAAACTTCCACCCTTTAGAGATCATGGTTCTTTGGAATTTCGACCCTTTAAGGATTTTAGCACTTCTGGATTTAGATCCATCCGAGACTTTGATTCCCCGAGATGTTggcctattcggaattttggttcttGGAATTTCAACTCGTTTAGATTTTCCAGGTTTTGGCTCTTCtgtattttgacccattcggaattttggctcttcgggatttCGGCAAATTCGAAATTTTACCTCTTCTGGATTTAGACCCATTCGCAATTTTGGCTCTTCTGGATTTcgacaaatttgaaattttacctcttctGGATTtagacccattcgagattttggctcttcgggatATCGACAAATtcgaaattttacctcttgTGGATTcagacccattcgagattttggctcttctGAATTTCGACAAATtcgaaattttacctcttgTGGATTcagacccattcgagattttggctcttctGAATTTCGACAAATTCGAAATTTTATCTCTTCTGGATTTAGatcaattcgagattttggctcttcaggattttggtccttcaggattttgatgtttttggtttttgaatTTGAGTTTTCCGGATCTTGACAGCCATCTTATTCACACAATGGTAACTCAAtgggttaactctttccggaccacaacatatccagcgaacgaatttcagtaaaactcactttattgtaagtcttactggtcaaatatgatacttttgtagagaaagaattttctccgcctctgggaaattggaaaactcatgggaactctcgtccccaaatgAACGCAAAAAatagaaacttggacaaacttcaattttccaaaagccaataatatcaattttgtgaattatttttgcatgtcaaatgactcctttacaatgttgatcactaaaacaagaagaattattgaccagtatcttgtgggatgtccaggaagtggtcaagaagacaccaaattcctgcttgccaacagatacctcaacatatttcacacaataacactttaacacacatttctttcaacacgatgttattgtagacacattaaagTTTCCCAAGagtcaaaaaaacacttcctggacaatctgGATTCATCATTATCAGGAAAAATTTTCCCGAGGAAAATCAGCACACTTCTATCTGTCAAACAATCCGTCAGAATGTAAAAAAAGACACTCCAATAACACTtgtgcttggaattttcgagGGAACATTCTAAGGTTCGTCGGACTGCTCCATGGATAAGTCCAGAATAATCCGTTCGCATCAATGACAAATCTGAAAAGATTGTTCACcagaaattttacataaataagAAACTCACAGCTTCAGAAGGACAATCGTTGAACTCGCTGTATCGACTTACAAagaaaatagggtaaatgtcctaattcaaaactatttccagacgctttgactttgacagaagattcaacacatcatagtttatattttttctgaagagaattacataaatttgctccttgactcttctagagtgttactgttttgtgaaaattctttagatataatttaaaagcttcttaaatacaagaaaaatacgcgagcgtgaaatgcttctattggaaacaaattaatccaaatggagacaagggaaagtttctaattggagacaaacactgtaagtgtaagtgaaaccgcgacgaaaggcttccaaaaccttgttgagttgctcctgagtacaggatttgtacttattccttgtcttttcttctttcccatctaaaacaacaagaaaatctctccaaaaaaatcatattttctgggtttcctattgaagtatttgtagacatttcagaaaaaccctttttgttcacgaaataggtaattatttcattttaaaacttcacgtaccattaacaataaagattaacacttaatttaaccaaaattagccagaaatatgatataaatgttaaacaaaacaaataaacaaaagtcatctcattgtgtttttcattggaaaacatggtcgatcgaagaaaaattcgatggtgaaaaggaaaatttttaatttttctgagaaattaacaaattaaaatgtgtgaatatgaatggattttcgctttatttggagcaaaattaactaaataatgaaactgtggtatagaaaatatataaatataattatttagtactgtatttatcatgatgACAAtggcgtttccatttggagcaggttttgaattagcttaatttaccccatGTTGATAAATAAAAGCAAATGTAACCAaacattcttttcttttcacCTTTTACATACTTTTTGGATCATGATGCTGTTTGAAGCAGTTGCGTGTTGAATTGAAGCATAGATACACTCCGCATGCTTCACATTTACAAAAGGTCCTGCTGTCTACTTTATTTTTCGTATAACACAGGTGGCACCGGCTTCTTATTTTTATCCAAACTGGACAGTGCTGGAGGGGTTGAAGTAGTTCATTAGAATGTCTAATAGTGGGAGGCGCTCGTGTCCTACTCCTATAATCACCAATGAGACACCTAGCCACTTCCTGTCTGAACTGCAGCAGTGTGAGTGATCTTCCAATGTTTTTGTCCTGTGACATTTCGTTGTAAACGATGCACGCGTTGTTTATACCAATGTCCAGAAtatcaaagaataattttaggtagaattTTGCCGCGCACTTTCTATCTTGCTCATAATATGACTTTTTCTGGTCCATGATATCCACCCCATTCATGTGTTGATTGTAAGTGTGGacaattttcagacaatttagCTCCAGCTTCTGTGATGTCCCAGACTGCCGTCTCTGCACCTTCACCATTTCTGTTGGCGACATATAATTTGAGAGGAGCATGACCGAGCGATTGTCCATCCACTTTACACATACAATGCGTCCTGAACACTGCCAATCAATGTGTCCTCTCTTCATCTTCTTATCTGGATTCAGTTCTGGcaaatttttgcgatttttttgtaCGGTGCCGCATGCAAATATGTTTTTTGCAAGCAAAATGTTAAGTATTTTGTAAGTAATCAAGTTTTCCTGAGATACCCTTTCGGCTTCCGCCACATTAACGCCTTCTGCCATCAACACGTTCTCATCAAATCCTGCAAAACACTCCTCATCATCGCTATTGTCCGGAAAAAGTATGCagatttttgactttttcgcgACAGTGGGGATGGTTTCGCCTAGATCTGGGTTCAACTTTTCCTGGGATATTTCTTCATCATCTCCGACATCTACTTCGATGAGCTCTCTATCCTGAAATGCTCCAAAACACTCCTCATCATCGCTGTTGTCCACAAAGACTATAAAGGTTTCTTCACCATGAAAATCTTTCATTGAAGCTGTCATCTAAAATCTAAacagaaaatccagaaaatataTTACGAGACAcacaagaaaaagagaaaatcactaATATTACCTTTTCTGTACTTGTTCTTGGGGCAAATTGATGGAAAATCAAAGCACGCAATTCAGtcaaatatttttggaagaCCTTCAGATCGAATTAGAAGACATCATAACCTCAAGTTGTCACACCAACTCACCATGTTGAAATGTTTTTATAGGGTTCGTGTCAAAAAAcaattggcgggataaccttacatttttaCCTCAAAATCCTTGGGGACGAGAATAcccatcaagtttgaacaagttttttgaaaatttaagaaagaattgtttttcgaatttatgcaatctgtaattgttagttatcatactcattggccccgagaggtttttccttattcgggtctagaaatatcaaaaaagtcacaatatgtgcaaggaagcagaaaatcgaaaattcacgatttttgactaaaaatatcttagctcaggagttaattgggatcctgcaaaaaatatcctagatttggacatccttctagtttgtaatcatccataagaatcggaattttatctattctaagtagtctaaaaaaattcttttttccatgggtacccagagtcccaaaggagacgaaagagttaattggTACAGCACTTGCCtttgatgcaagtgtcccgggttggAATCTCCTTtaggtttaaataaaaatgattaaacctaaataattaaattttatataaaacctAAATAACCTAAAGATATTgcctaaataattaaaagttaaaatagatgtcccgaactccccttgcgggaagactTAAGTTCCTCTAAGGACCGCt encodes the following:
- the LOC129805165 gene encoding uncharacterized protein LOC129805165 translates to MTASMKDFHGEETFIVFVDNSDDEECFGAFQDRELIEVDVGDDEEISQEKLNPDLGETIPTVAKKSKICILFPDNSDDEECFAGFDENVLMAEGVNVAEAERVSQENLITYKILNILLAKNIFACGTVQKNRKNLPELNPDKKMKRGHIDWQCSGRIVCVKWMDNRSVMLLSNYMSPTEMVKVQRRQSGTSQKLELNCLKIVHTYNQHMNGVDIMDQKKSYYEQDRKCAAKFYLKLFFDILDIGINNACIVYNEMSQDKNIGRSLTLLQFRQEVARCLIALSSLDKNKKPVPPVLYEK